ACACCTTACATTTTGTTACATCTAGGAGATAGCATGAAAGTACTTGTTGAATACACCCAAGCAGGACTGTATAAAGATCAAACTTGGGGTGCACCAATCAAACGCAAGAAAGGCCAATTACAAGCGGTGGAACCGGCCTTTGCCGCCACCTTAATTAAAACCCAAAAAGCATGCCTACGTACTGATATTGATGGCGAGATTATTATTAGCCACGGCAGTCATCATTAAGCTTGACCTATAAAAAAGCTCCTCAGTTATCAATCATCGCTGAGGAGCTAAAATTTCTATAGGCTTCAAGACTTTACTACGCGGGATATATACAACAATATAACAGCACCGACTGTCGCGGTCACTATCGAGCCGATCAAACTACCCGAAGATAAACCAAGCAAACTAAACGTCAACCCACCGATCACCGAACCCACAATCCCGATGACAATATTACCAATCAAGCCAAATCCGGTGCCTTTCATTATTTGTCCAGCAAGCCACCCTGCTATCGCACCTATAAATAAAAACATAATCACTGACATTTAACACTCCTTTCATATCATTATCCTATTGTCTTAAGCTTAGCTAACAAAACTGTAGAGTAATATAAATATGCCAACAAAATTTGTAGTGAATGGCTCATCGAACCCAACAAGAAGGAATCGGATCGGGTTTGGAATAAACTGTTAAAGGTTCAAAATAAGAAGTGATATTGAAAGCCCCAAAATTGCTTTGGGGCTTTTTTATTTTAGCTGTGGGACTAAATTGGGGCTTTTTCTGGGGCTAAATAGGGCAAAACCCTCCACTTTACTGTTTTTATAAACAGTGTTAAATATTTAGCTTTTTAACTCCATAAGTCACCAATTTTTACTTAGTCCAATCTAAGATAACTTTGCCAGAAAGCCCACTACGCATAGCGTCAAAGCCTTTTTGGAAGTCATCCACACTGAAATGGTG
This portion of the Vibrio algicola genome encodes:
- a CDS encoding GlsB/YeaQ/YmgE family stress response membrane protein; protein product: MSVIMFLFIGAIAGWLAGQIMKGTGFGLIGNIVIGIVGSVIGGLTFSLLGLSSGSLIGSIVTATVGAVILLYISRVVKS